Below is a window of Methanocaldococcus jannaschii DSM 2661 DNA.
TATTTTTATGTTGATTTGTATTTCCATTCCCCGAGGGATCTGATTTTACACAATAGAGGTAAAAGAGGTTATAGGGTAATATTTGATTTCCATTCCCCGAGGGATCTGATTTTACGATTTAATCTGAGTATTTTGTACATTTTGAGGAGCAATTTCCATTCCCCGAGGGATCTGATTTTACAGGGGGACTTTTTCAATATATTATACCTTAACTCTCCTGATATTTAAGCTTTTCTATACCATAATTTCTTAAGGATAAATAACCGTTTTGCAATATAAACCTTATGGTAGTTAAATTCTTATTTCTTTAATAAAAATAATCATTTTTATCACTTTAAATTTGAAAGTGTTTGTTATTTATTGGGGAAATCTTACTCCTAAATGTATTTAGCCCTTACTCCCAAAAACCTAAATAATTTAATACATCCAAATTAATAAAATGTTTAAAATAAGCCACCCTTAGAAATCAAATTTAAACTTCTATTAAATAAGTTAAGAAAAGAGTTAAAGAAATTAATTCCAAATATAAAATCTTTTAACGTGATACTATTCAAATTACTTCTTTTCCTTTAGTTCGTCCAGTAAAGTATCGCACATTTTAATAATATCTCTCAACCCTTCCTTTAAAACTTCTAAAGGGTCTGTTCCCTCTTCAGTAATTATAGTTATCTTTGGGTTTGATATATACCTTCCAGTTTCTGGATGTAATAATGGATGGTCTATAGAGTAGGATGCCATCTTAACTCCTTCTTTTGTTAATAAAATGTCTTTTAATAGATTTGGTAATGAATGGTCTTCATTAATTAGTTCAATCTCTACCAAATTATCTTTCCTCTCCAATATCTTTATCTCCATCTTCTCCCTCCAATAAAGCTTTTTTAGCCAAGTTTATATCCTTATTTAAAACTATTCTACCTTCTTCCTCTCTAAAGAATCCTTTTTCTAAAGCTTCCTCAATAACATCATCAACTGGCTTTTTAGTAATGTATGAAACTAAAACTACTAAATTTTTAACGGGCTTTGACCCAAGATTTGAAAATCTTAACTCTTGAGATAATTCGTGGAGTTCTCCCAATATTTCATTGAATTTGTTAATATCTACATTTGTTTTTATAGCGTTTTCATCTTCCAAGTATATAACTTTATATCCTAAAGTTTTTAGTGCATCTATTATTAAGTTTTTATTAACTGGATATTTTAATTCAAATAATGGATATTTATACAACCCTTCATCATCTTTTTGATATTTTCTCTTGACTTTTTCCATAACTTCCCTAATTGTTCTATAATTCYCTTTCAAAGAGTCCTTATCATAACCAAATACATAAACTCTAACTCTATTTCCTTTTGATTCTATTGTGCAATCAATGTCCATCCTTGATAATCTCTCACAAAGCTCCAAAAGCTCTTCATCACAACTCACTTTTGATGAAATAATCTTTCTCATAGTATCACCAAAATAATAAAGTAAATTTATAAATTACCATAGCTTATATAATAAAGTTTTGCATGAACAAAAATGTTGTGGTGATATATCATGGACGAATTTGAAATGATAAAGAGAAACACATCTGAAATTATCAGCGAGGAAGAGTTAAGAGAGGTTTTAAAAAAAGATGAAAAATCTGCTTACATAGGTTTTGAACCAAGTGGTAAAATACATTTAGGGCATTATCTCCAAATAAAAAAGATGATTGATTTACAAAATGCTGGATTTGATATAATTATATTGTTGGCTGATTTACACGCCTATTTAAACCAGAAAGGAGAGTTGGATGAGATTAGAAAAATAGGAGATTATAACAAAAAAGTTTTTGAAGCAATGGGGTTAAAGGCAAAATATGTTTATGGAAGTGAATTCCAGCTTGATAAGGATTATACACTGAATGTCTATAGATTGGCTTTAAAAACTACCTTAAAAAGAGCAAGAAGGAGTATGGAACTTATAGCAAGAGAGGATGAAAATCCAAAGGTTGCTGAAGTTATCTATCCAATAATGCAGGTTAATGATATTCATTATTTAGGCGTTGATGTTGCAGTTGGAGGGATGGAGCAGAGAAAAATACACATGTTAGCAAGGGAGCTTTTACCAAAAAAGGTTGTTTGTATTCACAACCCTGTCTTAACGGGTTTGGATGGAGAAGGAAAGATGAGTTCTTCAAAAGGGAATTTTATAGCTGTTGATGACTCTCCAGAAGAGATTAGGGCTAAGATAAAGAAAGCATACTGCCCAGCTGGAGTTGTTGAAGGAAATCCAATAATGGAGATAGCTAAATACTTCCTTGAATATCCTTTAACCATAAAAAGGCCAGAAAAATTTGGTGGAGATTTGACAGTTAATAGCTATGAGGAGTTAGAGAGTTTATTTAAAAATAAGGAATTGCATCCAATGGATTTAAAAAATGCTGTAGCTGAAGAACTTATAAAGATTTTAGAGCCAATTAGAAAGAGATTATAATTATAAAATTAGACAATTATTATATCATTTAACTTTTTCTTTTTCTCTTCTTTTTTAAGCCCATCTAATGAAACTGGTTTAGAGTCAGCTATAATAATATCATTATCTTTTCTATTAGTAGTTTTTTTAGTGATTTCATTAAGAGTTTGTGTTAAATTTTTATAATCTTGTTTTTTAACTTCCTTTTTATTATTATTATTTTTGTAGTGTGGAAGAGTTTTATATTTAATTTTAACTACAATCTCCCCCTCTCCTTCATCTTTATCAAATGGTAGATTTATCTTTGCAGTATCCTTAGATAAAACCTCCAATGAAACATTTTTATCTCCTAAGTAAATATCAACATAAGAAATTAAAACATCTTCTGGGTTTTGGATTGATAGGATTATTTTCTCTTCCATGATTATCTACCTAACTGCTTTTATTATAGTTATTGGATTCTTTGCCAAAAACATGTGTCCAGAAGGGATTTTTTTAGCATAAGAAATAAAAACATTAACGGCATCAACATTGTAACCTCTACTCTCAAATTCATTTATTATTTTAGCAGCATTTTCTAAAACAATTGTGTTAGCAACAATGTGATTTATTTTCTTTTTATCCAAAATTTCAATTATCTTTTCAATATTTTTTGTCCCACCTATAAAAGCTTTATTAAATTCTAATTTATCTAAAACATCTTCTGCCCTTCCCTTTATTATTTGGCAATTTTTAATATTAAATTTGGCTAAATTTTGTTTAGTTACTTCAATAGCGCCATCTAAATAATCTATAGCATAAACAAACTTGCATCTCTTTGCTATCTCAACTGTCATTCCTCCACTTCCACAACCAACATCAACAACAACGTCATCTTTATTTAAGTTTAATTTCCCAATACTCACAGCCCTAATTTCTTCTTTTGTTATTGGAACTCCTTCTCTTCTTATAAATTCTTCATCTGGAATCATATATTTCACCGAATCATAAATATGTTATGAAATAGTAATATATAGCAATAGGATTAAAAATGTAATTAAAATAAAAATAGGGGGAGGGGTATGAATTACTCAATAAGATTATTCAAAATTATGGGGATTCCAATAGAGCTTCATATAACCTTTATTTTATTTTTAGTGGTCATAATTGGACTGTCTATAATGAATAATAGCATATTTTGGGCAGTTCTCTTTATCTTATTATTTGTGTCTGTTGTTTTACATGAGTTAGGTCATAGTTATGTAGCTAAGAAGTATGGGGTAAAGATAGAAAAAATTTTGCTATTGCCGATTGGTGGAGTGGCGATGATGGATAAAATCCCAAAAGAGGGGGAGTTAAGGATAGGGATAGCTGGGCCTTTAGTTAGCTTTATTATTGGAATAGTTTTGTTAATTGTATCTCAATTTTTTGATATAAACATAAATGGATATCCTCTATTATATACTTTAAGCCTACTGAACTTAATGCTTGGAGGATTTAATTTAATTCCAGCATTTCCTATGGATGGCGGAAGAATATTGAGAGCTATATTGTCAAAAAAATATGGTTATTTGAAATCAACGAAGATAGCAGCAAATATTGGAAAGAGCTTGGCTTTAATAATGCTCTTATTTGGTCTCTTATCAATGAACATTATATTAATCTTGGTTAGTTTGTTTGTTTATTTTGGAGCTGAGCAAGAAAGTAGAGTGGTAGAAGTTGAGACAATATTTAAAAATATTAAGGCAAAGGACATTATGACGCCAAATCCAGTATATGTAACTCCAGATATGAGTATAGAGGAGTTCTTGGATTTTATGCTTAAACATAAGTATTTTGGATATCCTGTAGTTGAAAATGGGAAGTTAGTTGGCTGTATTGGAATAGGTAATATACATAAAAAAGAAGGAACTGTAAGGGATTATATGGAAAAGCCTGTTGTAGTTAGTGAAGATACTGATATAAAAGAGATTCTAAGAAAAATGGCTAATACAGATAGAGTATTTGTTGTAGAAGGTGGAAAATTAAAAGGAATCATATCAAAAACAGATATCTTGAGGGCTATGAGTATATTGGAGTTAAAAGAAGAGCTAAAAGATTAACTTACTCCTTCTTTTGTGGTTGCTTCCATTCCATGTAGCCACATTTTCCACATGCGTATCTGTTTAAGTGCTCAGCCATGAAAACTCCAGGACCACATCTTGGACAGGTCTTCTTCAATCTAATAACTTTATCTCCTTCAATCTTGTAGTATTTGTATTTTGCTGTTTTTTTCCCTTTTGTCATTATTCTCCCTCCTCAGCTGCTGTTTCTTCTTCTATTTTATTTTTTCTTAAAATGTGTTCTCTCTCAACTAATTTTAACATTTCCTCATTATCATACAATTTAGCATAACCTCTTGCTCTCTGCATTCCAGCTTCTTCAACAATTTTTTCAACTATTAATAAATCCTTATTTGCGTTTAATATTGCTGCAAGCTTTAACTTGACATCTTTGAAGGTTGGTGTAGGTCCATCGTGGTCTACAATGAATCTGTATTCTTTTCTCTTTAACAATGGATTGTATCTTTCTGATAATATTTTTATTTCCATATTATCCCCTCTCTCAAATTTTTTTGAATTGTTTTAATATTTCTTCAATTTCTTGTTTTAGTTTTTTATTTATTTTTAGAACAACGATTCCTTCATCTGGCTGTCCATATAGAACATAAGTTCCGATAGGAAAGTATTTGATAACAATTAAAGCAAGTAAATCTTCTTCACCATCAACCAGTAGGGCGATGTTTCTATCATTTATTGTAGATAGATATTTAATACTTTCTATTGCTTCATCAGATATGCATCCAGGAGGATTTTTTACTTTAATAACTTTTTTAAATACATGGTTTATTTTAACAGGAATATTTCTTCTGGTTTTTAAGTCAAAAATGGATAGTTTTGGGATTATGTTGTTTTCAATTGCAGTTTTTGTTACAATATCTCCAACAGTTACGATATCTCCATCTATATCTGGTAGTGTTTTATATACTTTTCCAAAGGGCTTTTTTAATTTTTCCCTCAACTCCTCTGGAAGCACCAGCATATCAATTCCTCTACTCTTTCACACTTAATGCATACTTTCCTTTAATATCTATTCCTGCCTTTTTAGCAATCTCTGATTTCTCTGGATTTATAACTATTAAAAGCCCTATCCAGTTTTCACTTGTTGGAGAGTGGCATATTGGACATATTTCATCATTTGTTAAGTATTTACATTTTAAACATGCTCTCATAAGCTCACCTTATTCTTGATTTTGCTTTTTAGCTTTTTCCTCCTCAATCCACTCTAATTTTCCCAAGTATGGCTGTCTCATGGTTAATGCTATCTTACTACCTCTCTTTCTTTCTGCCTTCAAACTTATAGCAACAATCCTTGCCCTAACATAATCTCCAATCTCCAAAACCTTTCCAGTCTCTTTTCCAATAATTGCCTCCCTCTTAGGGTCGTAAGATACATAGTCATCCATAATCTGTGAAACATGAATTAATCCATCTAAAGGTCCCAACCTTACAAAGCTACCAAACTCAACAACATCAACGACCTCTCCCTCAATAAGTTCATACATCTCTGGGATATAAACGAGAGTCTCAAATACAACTGGATGATATGCTGAACCATCACCATGCACTACTTTACCTTCTCCAATGTCTTTTACATCTACAATGGATAAAACAAATCCAACATCTTTATCTAATCTTCCTTCATATTTTTCCATGAGAATTTTTTTTACTGTCTCTTTTAAATCCTTACCAAACTCTTCTGGTGGAACTTTTACAACATCTGCAATCTCTAAAATTTTATACATAAGATATTCACCTCTGAATCAGTTAAATTTAATAAAAAAAGAGTAACTAATCGTCATATTAGTGAGATTATAAAAAACAATAAATAATTAATGTAATTATTAATTTTGCCACAAACCTATATTTATAATTAACCATACAAAAATTGTTATAAGTTATGAAACGAAAAGTATATATATGAGAAAATTCATTTTAAAGAGTGCTTACAACCTGAGATAAAGAGGACCCGTAGCCTAGCCTGGATAGGGCACCGGCCTTCTAAGCCGGGGGTCGGGGGTTCAAATCCCCTCGGGTCCGCCAATTTTTCTATTTTTTATCCGATTGCTCCGGTGGTGTAGTCCGGCCAATCATGCGGGCCTTTCGAGCCCGCGACCCGGGTTCAAATCCCGGCCGGAGCATCATTATATCATAAAAGTATATATCTATTTATTTAAATTAATAAAATAACTAATAACCATAAATGTTATTTTATAAATAATGCTACAGTAAGACATGAAAATTGGAAACAGAATGATATGATGGATACTTTCTTAAATACTTATCTTATTATTTTGTTGATAATATGGTTAATCTTAAAGAACTCTCCCAAAATGAAGTATTGGAACTTATAAATTATGTTAAATCATTAAGGAAGCAAAATTTTAGCTATTCTCAAATATCTAAAAAGATTGAAATTGAAAGGAATATTAAAATTTCCAAATCTACGATTATTAGATGGTGTAAAAATAGCAATAATCCATTCAATAAAACAAAATTTATAGATTTATCACCTTCTCCTGAGCTTTCTTATATAATAGGGGTTTATTTTGGAGATGCTAACATTTATTACAGAAAAAAGACAGGAAGTTACTATTTTAGGATTAAGGTTGTTGATAAAGACTTTGTAGATGTTGTTAAAAATAGTTTGATAAAAATTGGATTAAATCCAACAATTAGCTATGTGGAAGAGAAAACAAGAAGTAATAGGTGGCATGTTGAAGCGAGCAGTAAAAGTTTGTATAAATTTTTAAGTCAAAACAAAGAAGAACTTTTTAAAGTTGCTGAAAAGTATCCTGAAGATTTTTTAAGAGGATTTTTTGATAGCGAAGGATATGTTACTTCAAATAAAATAGCATTAGAAAATTATGATTTAGAACTTTTGGAATTTTCAAAAGAGCTGTTAAAAAAGTTGGATGTACATTCAACAATCCACATAGCAAAGAAAAAAGGAACTGAATCAAATATTAGAGGTGAAATTTACCATTATAAAGACGATTTTTATAGATTGTCAATCCATAGAAAAGAATCTGTTAGGAACTTTGCTATAAAAGTCAGTTTCTCTATAAAAAGAAAACGAGAAAGACTCCAAAAACTCTTGGAATCTATGGATAAACATTAATTCTTACATTTAAATATACAAATATAATATATCAAAATATAGAAATAGTAGCGGGGGGAGGATTTGAACCTCCGATCTCCGGGTTATGAGCCCGGCGGGATGGACCTGGCTACCCTACCCCGCTTCACTCAACTTTTAATCCAAAACAAGCGAAATTACTATAACTACAAACTAATATATAAAGGTTTTGGTTGTGTGTATATTAAAGACACAACCATAAAAATGAATTATAAGGATGCATCAAGCTTTGCAATTAGATTTTTAATCTCTTCAACCTTCTCTTTCATTGTTTTCTCATCATCTGCTTCTAAGTTTAATCTTAATAATGGTTCAGTATTTGAAGGTCTTAAATTAAACCAGAAGTTTTTACAATAAATAGATATTCCATCCAACTCCTCTAACTTGCAATCTTTAAAATGTTCCTTTATTTTTTCCATAATATATTTTTGGTCTTTAACTCTAAAGTTTATCTCTCCACTATGAGGATATTTGCTAAATTCCTTATTTAGTTCAGATAATGATTTATTTTCTTCATCCATAGCTTTTAAGATATAATTTAACGCCAGTAATGGACTTTCAAAGTAGCCAATCTCTTTAAAGTAAAAGTGATTACTCAACTCTCCAGCAAATTCAGCATCTATTTCATGCATTAATTTTTTTATAAAGTAATGCCCCACTCTACTTTTTATTGCTATGCCACCATACTTCTCAATAATTTCTGGAACTATTTTAGAACATCTTAAATCATAAACAATTTTGGCATTTGACTTTTCTTTTAAAATTTCTTTTGCTATTATGGCTGTTAATATATCTCCCCTCAAAACATTTCCGTTTTCATCAACTATTCCCAACCTATCTCCATCTCCGTCAAATATTAAACCTAATTCACAGTTATTTTTTTTAACTGCTCTTATAATATCTTTTAAGCATTCCATTTTTAGTGTGTCTGGTTGATGAGCAGGGAAATTGCCATCGGGATAATCATTTATAAAAACTGCGTTATCAAACAATTCATTCAAAATTTCTTTTTCAGCTATTGTAGTAGCTCCATTTGCAAAATCTACAGCTATTTTTTTATCTGAGGCTTTACATCTCTTTAAAAAGAATTTTTTATACTCCTCTATAATATTAACCTTTAAATCATCTAAATTTAGGTTTTTAGCTTCTTCTTTTATACTTTCTGTTAATTCATATTTTTTGAATATTGGTTTTATCTCTTCTATTGGTGACAGAGGAATAGCTTCTTTATCACACATCTTAAATCCAGTGTATTCTGGAGGGTTATGAGATGCTGTTAATATAACTCCTAAATCATATTTTCCTTTAGTTCCGAAATACATTAAAGGGGTTGAAATAGTTCCGGCATAAAATACATCCGCATATTCTTTCAAACCAACTATAAAATAGGGTAAAAGCTCTTTGGAACCAATTCTAACGTCATTTCCAACTAATATCTTTTTATTTTCAAATTTTTTACCAATGCACTTTCCTAAGGAATAGGCAAAGTTCTCATCTAACTCTCTACCATAGATTCCTCTAATATCATAGGCTTTAAATACCATCAAATCACCAAACACAAATTTTAAATATTGATATCTGATATTTCTATATTAAAACTTTAACATTAATATCAAATAAAACAATAAAAATTTGTAAATGTGAGAATATGGAATTATTTAAAGACATAAAGAATCTTGGAAAACTTGTAAGGTTGGAGAGAATATTTAACAGAGAAAGTGAAAAAACTGTAATTGTTCCAATGGACCATGGGGTATCAAACGGTCCAATTAAGGGGCTTATAGATATAAGAAAAACCGTAAATGATGTTGCCGAAGGAGGAGCTAATGCTGTCCTCTTACATAAGGGAATTGTAAGACATGGACACAGAGGATATGGCAAAGATGTTGGTTTAATCATCCATCTCTCTGGTGGAACTGCAATATCACCAAATCCATTGAAGAAGGTTATTGTTACAACTGTTGAAGAAGCTATCAGAATGGGTGCTGATGCTGTCTCAATTCACGTAAATGTTGGTTCAGATGAAGATTGGGAAGCATACAGAGATTTGGGGATGATAGCTGAAACATGTGAATACTGGGGAATGCCGTTAATTGCTATGATGTATCCAAGAGGAAAACACATTCAAAATGAGAGAGACCCTGAATTAGTTGCTCATGCAGCAAGATTGGGAGCTGAGTTAGGAGCTGACATAGTTAAAACAAGTTATACTGGAGATATTGATTCATTTAGAGATGTTGTTAAGGGTTGTCCAGCTCCAGTTGTGGTTGCTGGAGGGCCAAAGACAAACACAGATGAAGAGTTCTTGCAAATGATTAAAGATGCTATGGAGGCTGGAGCTGCTGGTGTTGCAGTGGGTAGAAATATCTTCCAGCATGATGATGTTGTTGGCATAACAAGAGCTGTTTGTAAGATAGTCCATGAAAATGCAGACGTTGAGGAGGCGTTAAAAGAGATTAGGAAGAAATAAATTCCTTTATTTTTATCCTTTTTATTTTAATTTTTTATTTTTAGATAAATATATTTAAATACTTAAATATAAAAAATAAAAAAGAAATTTAAAAATTTTGATTTATTCTCTTCTAAATCTTCCCATCATTCTCATTCCGCATCTTCTACCTCTCCCAGGGCCTAATCCTCTTCCCCCAGCATCTATTCTGTGAATAAATGTTGCAGGAGCTCCACAGTATGGACAAACGTCTGGTTTTGGAACTCCATAAGGAACTTCTATAACTTTCTGACATTTTGCACATAAAAATCTTTTCATTTCCATTATATCACTTAATCTTTCTTTAATTCGTCTAATCTCTTTTTAATTCTTGCTAATTCTTCTTCTAACATTCTTTTCTCTTCTTCTAATTCTTTTATAGTTTCTTCTAAGTATCTTCTTTCATCTACCTCTGCGTATCCTGGAACATAGCCTCTGTATAAATCCCATGCATGAACTAAAGCCCCAGTTTTCTCATCAACATAGAATGCATGTGGCCCTAAACCACATCTGCATGGCCCTACGTATCTGTATCTGCCTCCAACTGTGCTAACTGGGAAGTATCTCCAAAATCCTCTACCTCTGCCAAACCATCCTCTTCCCCATCCAAACATATTATCACCTCATATTTTCTAATCATTTTTTTCTAATAATACACATATGTGTAAAAATATAAAAACTTTTCGGTTTTGTGCATTATAGTGTCATATACATACACAAATAACTATATAAAGAATAAATGACAATTTTAAATTAGGTTTAATGTTTTAAACAATTTATTAGAGGGGTATTATGAATAAAATTAGGTATCCAGCAGTTGCAGGATTATTTTATCCTTCACATCCTGATGAACTCATAGATATGATTGAGCAGTGCTATTTACACAAATTTGGACCAAAGTCAATGCCAGTTCATGGAACTTATGAAAAACCTATAGGTTTGCTCTGTCCTCATGCTGGCTATGTTTATTCAGGACCTATACAAGCCCACTCTTATTATGAGTTATCAAAGAGAGTTGATGCCCTTGAAGAAACAACTGTTGTTATTTTAGGGCCCAATCATACTGGGTTAGGTTCAGGAGTTAGTGT
It encodes the following:
- a CDS encoding DNA-directed RNA polymerase subunit L; the encoded protein is MEIKILERKDNLVEIELINEDHSLPNLLKDILLTKEGVKMASYSIDHPLLHPETGRYISNPKITIITEEGTDPLEVLKEGLRDIIKMCDTLLDELKEKK
- a CDS encoding DUF2067 family protein, giving the protein MRKIISSKVSCDEELLELCERLSRMDIDCTIESKGNRVRVYVFGYDKDSLKXNYRTIREVMEKVKRKYQKDDEGLYKYPLFELKYPVNKNLIIDALKTLGYKVIYLEDENAIKTNVDINKFNEILGELHELSQELRFSNLGSKPVKNLVVLVSYITKKPVDDVIEEALEKGFFREEEGRIVLNKDINLAKKALLEGEDGDKDIGEER
- a CDS encoding tyrosine--tRNA ligase translates to MDEFEMIKRNTSEIISEEELREVLKKDEKSAYIGFEPSGKIHLGHYLQIKKMIDLQNAGFDIIILLADLHAYLNQKGELDEIRKIGDYNKKVFEAMGLKAKYVYGSEFQLDKDYTLNVYRLALKTTLKRARRSMELIAREDENPKVAEVIYPIMQVNDIHYLGVDVAVGGMEQRKIHMLARELLPKKVVCIHNPVLTGLDGEGKMSSSKGNFIAVDDSPEEIRAKIKKAYCPAGVVEGNPIMEIAKYFLEYPLTIKRPEKFGGDLTVNSYEELESLFKNKELHPMDLKNAVAEELIKILEPIRKRL
- the cbiT gene encoding precorrin-6Y C5,15-methyltransferase (decarboxylating) subunit CbiT produces the protein MIPDEEFIRREGVPITKEEIRAVSIGKLNLNKDDVVVDVGCGSGGMTVEIAKRCKFVYAIDYLDGAIEVTKQNLAKFNIKNCQIIKGRAEDVLDKLEFNKAFIGGTKNIEKIIEILDKKKINHIVANTIVLENAAKIINEFESRGYNVDAVNVFISYAKKIPSGHMFLAKNPITIIKAVR
- a CDS encoding M50 family metallopeptidase translates to MNYSIRLFKIMGIPIELHITFILFLVVIIGLSIMNNSIFWAVLFILLFVSVVLHELGHSYVAKKYGVKIEKILLLPIGGVAMMDKIPKEGELRIGIAGPLVSFIIGIVLLIVSQFFDININGYPLLYTLSLLNLMLGGFNLIPAFPMDGGRILRAILSKKYGYLKSTKIAANIGKSLALIMLLFGLLSMNIILILVSLFVYFGAEQESRVVEVETIFKNIKAKDIMTPNPVYVTPDMSIEEFLDFMLKHKYFGYPVVENGKLVGCIGIGNIHKKEGTVRDYMEKPVVVSEDTDIKEILRKMANTDRVFVVEGGKLKGIISKTDILRAMSILELKEELKD
- a CDS encoding 30S ribosomal protein S27ae, coding for MTKGKKTAKYKYYKIEGDKVIRLKKTCPRCGPGVFMAEHLNRYACGKCGYMEWKQPQKKE
- a CDS encoding 30S ribosomal protein S24e, which translates into the protein MEIKILSERYNPLLKRKEYRFIVDHDGPTPTFKDVKLKLAAILNANKDLLIVEKIVEEAGMQRARGYAKLYDNEEMLKLVEREHILRKNKIEEETAAEEGE
- a CDS encoding GTP-dependent dephospho-CoA kinase family protein encodes the protein MLVLPEELREKLKKPFGKVYKTLPDIDGDIVTVGDIVTKTAIENNIIPKLSIFDLKTRRNIPVKINHVFKKVIKVKNPPGCISDEAIESIKYLSTINDRNIALLVDGEEDLLALIVIKYFPIGTYVLYGQPDEGIVVLKINKKLKQEIEEILKQFKKI
- the spt4 gene encoding transcription elongation factor subunit Spt4, translating into MRACLKCKYLTNDEICPICHSPTSENWIGLLIVINPEKSEIAKKAGIDIKGKYALSVKE
- the rpoE gene encoding DNA-directed RNA polymerase, whose translation is MYKILEIADVVKVPPEEFGKDLKETVKKILMEKYEGRLDKDVGFVLSIVDVKDIGEGKVVHGDGSAYHPVVFETLVYIPEMYELIEGEVVDVVEFGSFVRLGPLDGLIHVSQIMDDYVSYDPKREAIIGKETGKVLEIGDYVRARIVAISLKAERKRGSKIALTMRQPYLGKLEWIEEEKAKKQNQE
- a CDS encoding LAGLIDADG family homing endonuclease; its protein translation is MVNLKELSQNEVLELINYVKSLRKQNFSYSQISKKIEIERNIKISKSTIIRWCKNSNNPFNKTKFIDLSPSPELSYIIGVYFGDANIYYRKKTGSYYFRIKVVDKDFVDVVKNSLIKIGLNPTISYVEEKTRSNRWHVEASSKSLYKFLSQNKEELFKVAEKYPEDFLRGFFDSEGYVTSNKIALENYDLELLEFSKELLKKLDVHSTIHIAKKKGTESNIRGEIYHYKDDFYRLSIHRKESVRNFAIKVSFSIKRKRERLQKLLESMDKH
- a CDS encoding phosphomannomutase/phosphoglucomutase codes for the protein MVFKAYDIRGIYGRELDENFAYSLGKCIGKKFENKKILVGNDVRIGSKELLPYFIVGLKEYADVFYAGTISTPLMYFGTKGKYDLGVILTASHNPPEYTGFKMCDKEAIPLSPIEEIKPIFKKYELTESIKEEAKNLNLDDLKVNIIEEYKKFFLKRCKASDKKIAVDFANGATTIAEKEILNELFDNAVFINDYPDGNFPAHQPDTLKMECLKDIIRAVKKNNCELGLIFDGDGDRLGIVDENGNVLRGDILTAIIAKEILKEKSNAKIVYDLRCSKIVPEIIEKYGGIAIKSRVGHYFIKKLMHEIDAEFAGELSNHFYFKEIGYFESPLLALNYILKAMDEENKSLSELNKEFSKYPHSGEINFRVKDQKYIMEKIKEHFKDCKLEELDGISIYCKNFWFNLRPSNTEPLLRLNLEADDEKTMKEKVEEIKNLIAKLDASL
- a CDS encoding 2-amino-3,7-dideoxy-D-threo-hept-6-ulosonate synthase — its product is MELFKDIKNLGKLVRLERIFNRESEKTVIVPMDHGVSNGPIKGLIDIRKTVNDVAEGGANAVLLHKGIVRHGHRGYGKDVGLIIHLSGGTAISPNPLKKVIVTTVEEAIRMGADAVSIHVNVGSDEDWEAYRDLGMIAETCEYWGMPLIAMMYPRGKHIQNERDPELVAHAARLGAELGADIVKTSYTGDIDSFRDVVKGCPAPVVVAGGPKTNTDEEFLQMIKDAMEAGAAGVAVGRNIFQHDDVVGITRAVCKIVHENADVEEALKEIRKK